A single Lactuca sativa cultivar Salinas chromosome 8, Lsat_Salinas_v11, whole genome shotgun sequence DNA region contains:
- the LOC111879208 gene encoding uncharacterized protein LOC111879208, which yields MLCSSDLQKVSDTFFSNKIRRLMAQPDVTLISDLDVLKDDSTIKVRVINLWNLFSFYNKDELFSIELILIDEQGTKIQANVLRKNIYRFKNILKDGLAFYIKCPSFASQRMNGFTLTRQDHKLTFLHNTVVMESHDFSRPTFGFEFVDYQSVISLAHPQNMAIDVIGLVVAIGEMGRDNEDMKKHPNPRCKVCCFNIFFFGYLHYIIIISSNLKLLFRNGLQLNVNLWGDFAYKLQDFLHNNPHNLRMIVILQFEKLSIWRDRPTVNTYFSVSKLFINTDIDEINAFKKSLDGDDSPDSSTNTFTLLKSNKVSEHDDFMVNFQLKTIADVSEPVEKNTFIIVGTIKGILQNEPWHYLACTNCNYKAFKPPGADDQPNVDELTHGYECHNNDCTKTETSVIPRFMIPIRVQDNTGTLTLTMFERDGKYLLKKSAKDLFKKTLKVLGFSTAFYPGEINALKGLKLAFKISIKNFNVSKKNNQYSICRVSDDEKLIEELENKLTVSQVGNSQSFDVAEADFESQDTRSLKDAISGTDDNITPSTVDKNSATSPMKNLNTPKVLKRNLEKVFDLELNENSSSSKTPKISPE from the exons ATGCTCTGCTCTTCTGATTTACAGAAGGTTAGTGATACATTCTTTTCCAATAAAATCAGAAg ATTGATGGCACAACCAGATGTTACTTTGATTTCAGATTTGGATGTACTTAAAGATGATTCGACTATCAAAGTAAGAGTGATAAACCTATGGAACCTCTTTTCATTCTATAACAAGGACGAACTTTTCAGCATTGAATTAATCTTAATAGATGAACAG GGTACCAAGATTCAAGCAAATGTATTAAGAAAAAACATCTATCGATTCAAAAACATTCTAAAAGATGGCTTGGCATTTTACATAAAATGTCCAAGCTTTGCATCTCAAAGGATGAATGGTTTTACTTTGACTCGGCAAGATCATAAACTTACTTTTCTCCATAACACTGTTGTTATGGAGTCTCATGATTTTTCTAGACCTACATTTGGTTTTGAGTTTGTTGATTATCAGTCTGTTATCTCATTGGCCCATCCTCAAAACATGGCTATCG ATGTTATTGGATTAGTCGTTGCAATTGGTGAGATGGGGCGAGACAATGAAGATATGAAAAAACATCCAAATCCAAGATGCAAAGTTTgttgttttaatatatttttttttggataTTTACATTATATAATTATCATTTCAtctaatttaaaacttttatttcGCAATGGTTTGCAACTCAATGTCAATTTGTGGGGTGATTTTGCTTACAAACTGCAAGACTTTCTTCATAACAATCCACACAATCTTCGTATGATTGTTATCCTTCAATTTGAAAAACTTAGTATTTGGAGAG ATCGTCCAACAGTTAACACCTACTTTTCCGTATCAAAGCTGTTCATTAACACAGACATTGATGAAATCAATGCGTTTAAGAAAAG TTTGGATGGAGATGATAGCCCTGATTCATCTACAAATACATTCACACTTTTGAAGTCTAATAAAGTTTCTGAACATGATGATTTCATGGTTAATTTCCAGTTGAAGACAATTGCTGATGTTTCTGAACCCGTGGAG aaaaatacatttattatcgTGGGCACTATCAAGGGAATTTTACAAAATGAACCATGGCATTACTTGGCATGTACAAATTGCAACTACAAAGCATTTAAGCCTCCTGGTGCAGACGATCAACCTAATGTTGATGAATTAACTCATGGTTATGAATGTCATAATAACGACTGCACAAAAACTGAAACTTCAGTTATTCCGAG atTTATGATTCCGATACGTGTCCAAGACAATACCGGTACACTTACCTTAACCATGTTTGAAAGGGATGGAAAATATCTTTTGAAGAAATCAGCCAAGGATCtgtttaaaaaaacattaaaggTG ctTGGTTTTAGTACTGCTTTCTATCCTGGAGAGATAAATGCACTGAAAGGGTTGAAATTGGCGTTTAAAATATCAATCAAAAACTTCAACGTCTCAAAAAAGAACAACCAATATAGTATATGTAGAGTGAGTGATGATGAAAAGTTGATTGAAGAACTGGAAAATAAGTTGACCGTTTCACAG GTTGGCAATTCACAGTCATTTGATGTTGCTGAAGCAGATTTTGAATCACAAGATACTAGGAGTTTGAAG GATGCAATTTCTGGGACAGATGACAACATAACACCTTCCACTGTTGATAAAAATTCAGCAACAAGTCCCATGAAGAATTTGAATAcaccaaaagttttgaagagaaaTTTGGAAAAAGTATTTGATTTGGAGTTGAATGAAAACTCATCatcttcaaaaactccaaaaatttcACCAGAATGA
- the LOC111879209 gene encoding F-box protein SKIP2-like yields MGGKMMNKNSLAMTRVNLEVQNKDMWHAKYSFIKNRLRGINDGGAAEPIGPGAAASSLKSICLKELYNGHFFGPLISGAKKLKTLKLLRCLGDWDRLLETIATADSCLIEVHLERLQVTDVGLSSLSNCSKLEILHIVKTPECTNTRVVAIAEHCKYLRKLHIDGWRTNRIGNEGLTAIAKHSANLQELVLIGVNPNSASLEAIATNCQKLERLALCGSETIADGEISGIASKCVALKKLYIKGCPVSDEGIEAFAWGCPNLVKIKVKKCKNVTSEVGDWLRARRGSLVVNLDVCEVETEAVDAINP; encoded by the exons ATGGGCGGGAAAATGATGAATAAAAATTCCCTGGCAATGACACGTGTAAACTTGGAGGTGCAAAATAAGGACATGTGGCATGCAAAGTACTCTTTTATTAAGAATAGATTAAGAGGCATCAACGACGGAGGAGCAGCAGAGCCGATTGGGCCAGGGGCGGCGGCTTCCTCGCTCAAAAGTATATGTCTTAAGGAGCTATACAACGGCCATTTCTTCGGACCTTTAATTAGCGGTGCAAAAAAACTGAAGACGTTGAAATTGCTCCGATGCTTAGGCGATTGGGATAGGTTATTAGAGACGATAGCGACTGCAGATAGTTGTTTGATTGAAGTTCATCTGGAGAGACTACAGGTGACCGATGTTGGGCTTTCATCCCTCTCTAATTGCTCCAAATTGGAAATTCTACACATCGTCAAGACACCAGAATGCACAAATACTAGGGTTGTCGCCATTGCTGAGCACTGTAAGTACTTAAGAAAGCTTCACATCGATGGATGGAGAACAAACAGGATAGGAAACGAGGGTTTGACAGCGATTGCTAAACACAGTGCAAACCTTCAAGAACTTGTTCTAATTGGGGTCAACCCTAACTCAGCAAGCCTAGAAGCAATCGCTACAAACTGTCAAAAGCTAGAAAGATTAGCTCTATGTGGAAGCGAAACAATAGCTGATGGGGAGATTTCAGGCATAGCATCAAAATGTGTTGCTTTGAAGAAGCTCTATATAAAAGGGTGTCCAGTATCAGATGAAGGAATCGAAGCTTTTGCTTGGGGTTGTCCTAATTTGGTGAAGATCAAGGTAAAGAAGTGCAAGAATGTGACTAGTGAAGTTGGAGATTGGCTACGAGCTAGAAGAGGATCATTGGTGGTGAATTTGGATGTGTGTGAAGTTGAAACTGAAGCTGTAGATGCAAT aAACCCTTAA